From the Papaver somniferum cultivar HN1 chromosome 2, ASM357369v1, whole genome shotgun sequence genome, the window CACATTGAGAGTAATGCCGCATTCATGTCCTGGAAGCTTTTGATGTCAGAATTGGCCACTGTAGATGATTAAATGTGTACCTTTGTTAACTGATTACGGATTTTCTGACTTAGCATCATGTACCATAATCCGAAACAAAGTTTTTTGACTCTTGATATGTACGGCATCTGAAATACTGTTTAGAGAACATACTGTTTTTTTTACTCTTGATATGTACGGCATCTGAATTGTATCTATTATTGTACTTCTACAGATGGCTGCTGATTCACCAACCTTATTTTCCTCTTCTCCCAATAGTACTCTAGATCATGCAGGACATCATGGGTTATCGGCACCTGCGATAGCTGGGATAGTGGTAGCAGTTGTACTTGTAAtttgtgttgttgttgctgtgttcTGCTACTtccagagaaggaagaagaagcggTTGGAGATGCTAGTACGTACAGGCAAAGGAATGCAAACTTTGGAAGCTTCGCGCCAGCTGGCTAATCGGATGCAGCCTACAGAAGCTGGTAATGCTGTGCGCCAGCCCACTATTCAGCTGCACAACATCGAAGCTGGTAATTGCTCTTCAAGGGTGGAAGGCGAGTTCTCCTTTGGTTTCCTACAAGAGGTAACGCAAAACTTCAGTGAACAAAATTTGTTAGGCGAGGGGGCATTTGGGAAGGTCTATAGAGGGAAGTTTCCGGACGGGACCGAGGTTGCTGTTGAGAGGCTGAATCTCATATTAGACGTAGCTGGGTTGATGGTGTTCCAGGCTGAGCTCTCCATTTTGAAGATGACACACAGACACCTCGTATCTGTGATTGGGTTCTGTAACCAAGGCGTTGAGCATCTGATTGTTTACGAATTCATGGAGAGCGGAACACTACACCAAAAGCTCTTTGAGTGGATTGACACTGGTGGCAACCCCATGAGCTGGGATGAGAGGATTGTAGTGGCGCTAGATGTGGCTAAGGGCTTGCACTACCTCCACAGTCTGTCCAGGGAGGCCTTTGTACACAGGGATGTAAAATGTAAAAATATCCTACTCGACAGGGATATGAAGGCCAAAATCTCGGATTATGGCCTGGTGAAGGCAATGACAGATGATGAGAAGTCGGTGGTGACCAAGTTAGCTGGAACTCGTGGATACCTTGCGCCTGAGTACGCAATGACTGGTCATTTGTCGATCAAAGCTGATGTGTATGCTTTTGGCATAGTTCTCTTAGAACTTATTACAGGTCAGACGACAGTGGACGATGGTCAGGCAGGGAAGAATTTGGCAATGCGCTTTCGTCCCGTCTAGTCGACCGGTCACTCGACCCGGATGCGCAGGGCCTTAATGGAGGC encodes:
- the LOC113350454 gene encoding receptor-like kinase TMK4, with product MAADSPTLFSSSPNSTLDHAGHHGLSAPAIAGIVVAVVLVICVVVAVFCYFQRRKKKRLEMLVRTGKGMQTLEASRQLANRMQPTEAGNAVRQPTIQLHNIEAGNCSSRVEGEFSFGFLQEVTQNFSEQNLLGEGAFGKVYRGKFPDGTEVAVERLNLILDVAGLMVFQAELSILKMTHRHLVSVIGFCNQGVEHLIVYEFMESGTLHQKLFEWIDTGGNPMSWDERIVVALDVAKGLHYLHSLSREAFVHRDVKCKNILLDRDMKAKISDYGLVKAMTDDEKSVVTKLAGTRGYLAPEYAMTGHLSIKADVYAFGIVLLELITGQTTVDDGQAGKNLAMRFRPV